The genomic DNA TCGTAGGCGAGCATGAAGTGGAGCACAATGGCGCGAACGACCGGGTGGATGAAGGCATGCCCAGCATTTTCATTGGCAAATGCGCAGAGCGCGTCAATTCGAGCAGGAAGTTCATTCGCGTCGGGTGGGGAGTGGAGGACTTGCCCATTGCTGATATCCAGCACCGTGATGGGTTCGTCCGGGCGCCTTAGCCTTCCCGCATCGCCGGGCTCTTCCAAAGTGCCCTCGGTGATGACCTCATGTAATTCTAGGAGGAAAGCAGCGGATAGGGGCTCTCGCACCTTTCCGCGAAGCAGTTCCATCGCCCGGAAGTTGTTGAAAATCATCCGTTCATCTTTTGTTCGTGGCGGCCGCCCTTGCAGAAGCATGTCTTTCGCGACCCGGCGGGTCGTCGAAGCACCCTCCAACTGGCTGGAGGTAATCGCTTCCTCCATAAGGGAACGAATGATGTAACGGTCTCGAACGTCCTTATTGGCCAGCTGCGGGTCGGCGACCTCAAGACGTCCACCCATATCGCGATCAATTTGGTGCAGTGCGAGAAGAAGTCCGTCGGTTCGCGCGAAGTGGAATTTGCGCCCTGTGTTGTCAATCAGTGGCAACTCGATTTTGAGGACACTCCGCGCGAAGCTGACACCGGCCCACCACTCTTCATGCGTCAGTCCGTCTGGAGGGGGGTGCCGCCGAAGCTGGTCCCAATGAAGATAACTTCCATCGATTTCTGGTTTGATTCCACGAGACATGAAATGCCCGAAGTGTTCCGGCCCTTTTTTGAGAAGGGCATTCAGGGCAGTACGAAAGTCAGGGGGCGTAGGAGGAATCTGCACGAAAACTCCGAACTACTAATTTAGTAGCAGATAGTAG from Melittangium boletus DSM 14713 includes the following:
- a CDS encoding Fic family protein translates to MQIPPTPPDFRTALNALLKKGPEHFGHFMSRGIKPEIDGSYLHWDQLRRHPPPDGLTHEEWWAGVSFARSVLKIELPLIDNTGRKFHFARTDGLLLALHQIDRDMGGRLEVADPQLANKDVRDRYIIRSLMEEAITSSQLEGASTTRRVAKDMLLQGRPPRTKDERMIFNNFRAMELLRGKVREPLSAAFLLELHEVITEGTLEEPGDAGRLRRPDEPITVLDISNGQVLHSPPDANELPARIDALCAFANENAGHAFIHPVVRAIVLHFMLAYDHPFVDGNGRTARALFYWSMIRQGYWIAEFLSISRIIQRAPAQYGRAFLYTETDGSDVTYFLLHQLEVIRRATQDLFEYLDRKSKELQEVEPLLRSGENINHRQRALLAHALRHPGAQYAIEPYRREHGVVYQTARQDLLDLEKAGYLRKRQVGRAFYFQAVPDLARLLMGNGRQD